Proteins encoded within one genomic window of Leucoraja erinacea ecotype New England chromosome 24, Leri_hhj_1, whole genome shotgun sequence:
- the LOC129708903 gene encoding ras-related protein Rab-7L1-like — protein MAKDYLFKVLVIGDSAVGKTSLVHRYTNDSFSKHYKSTVGVDFALKTLQWSDTEAVRLQLWDIAGQERFTSMTRLYYRDAGACIIMFDVTDITTFHSCLKWKHDLDNKIALVDGSPVPCVLLANKCDLSEWAITRDEINIFSKENHFVGWFETSVKQNKNVAQAMSVLVKCLMSNLGTLTQSQGDYIDLKNVPTSEKHWNSGCC, from the exons ATGGCCAAGGACTACCTGTTCAAGGTGCTTGTGATCGGTGACAGTGCGGTGGGCAAGACCTCCCTTGTGCATCGTTACACCAACGACAGCTTCAGCAAACATTACAAGTCCACCGTGGGAG tggaCTTTGCTCTGAAAACTTTACAGTGGTCTGACACGGAGGCCGTTCGACTTCAGCTTTGGGACATAGCAG GGCAAGAGCGATTTACGTCGATGACCAGGTTATATTACAGAGATGCTGGGGCGTGCATCATCATGTTCGATGTGACGGATATAACAACCTTCCACAGCTGCCTCAAGTGGAAGCACGATTTAGACAACAAAATTGCTTTGGTGGATGGAAGCCCAGTGCCATGTGTTCTCTTGGCAAACAAG TGTGACCTATCAGAATGGGCCATCACCAGAGATGAGATAAACATCTTCAGTAAAGAGAACCATTTTGTTGGTTGGTTTGAAACTTCCGTGAAACAAAACAAGAATGTTGCTCAAGCCATGag TGTATTGGTAAAGTGCTTGATGTCAAATTTGGGAACTCTGACACAGAGCCAAGGGGACTACATTGACCTTAAGAATGTGCCGACCAGTGAAAAACATTGGAATTCTGGGTGCTGTTGA